A window of Candidatus Polarisedimenticolaceae bacterium genomic DNA:
GGCCAAAGCCCTCGATGGGACGCCCTATGCGGAATGGTAAGCACCCCCGCCACGGGGAACGCGGCTTCACGCTCATGGAGATGATGATCGTCGCGGCCCTCATCGGGATCCTCGCGACGATCGCCGTGGGCCAGTACCGGCGCAGCATCATCAAGGCGCGGGAGTCGACGCTGCGCTCGAGCCTCTACACGATGCGCACGCAGATCAACAACTATTTCGCCGACAAGGGGAAATACCCGAGCGACCTCGAGGCCCTCGTGTCCGAACACTACCTCCGCGCGATCCCGGTCGATCCGATCACGCAGAGCAGTGACACCTGGGTGACCGAGGCGGCGGAGCTGGGCGAGGAGGACGCCTCCCAGGAGCCCGGGATCGCCGACGTCCGCTCCGGGGCCGAAGGGACCGCGACCGACGGCACGAGTTATTCCGAATGGTGAGCAGGAGACCGACCATGCATCGCAATCGCCCCCTCCTCGTCCTCCTCGTCGCGGTCTTCGCGCTGGCGCTCGCCGGCTGCGAGGACTCGGGACTCACCGCCCCCTCGGACGGTTCGGTCATCGTGCGGGCGAACCCCTCGACCGTGGTGATCGATCCGAGCACGACCGTCGAGGACCCGCCCGGCTCGGGGAACGTCGTGCCGCAGTCCTCGGGGACGTCGCAGATCAGCGCGCAGATCTTCGACGCCGACGGGAAGCCGCAGGAGGGGATCTCGGTCTCGTTCACGACGACGGGCGGCACGCTCGCGTCGGCCAACGCCGTGAAGAAAACCGATGCCAACGGCATCGCCCTGGACACGTTGACCCTGCGGACGACCGACGCCAGCGAGGTCGAGGTGACGGCCGCCTCCGCCGCGATCAACGCGAAGGTCGCCGTGAAGCGCCAGATCCTGACCGCCAACCGGCCGCCTCAGGGGGTGGTCGTGATCGCCCCGCGCGATCAGCAGGGCGTCGGCAAGCAGGTCGTCTTCGACGGGACGGCCTCCGTGGACCCCGAGGACGACCCGATCACGATGTACCGGTGGACGGTGACCTCGAACAACCCCGACGACCCCGGCGTGAACCCTCTCGTGATCGAGGGGCCGGCGGCGAACAGCTTCAACCGGATCTTCGCCAACGTGCAGGACCTCGCGGGCTCGCTCCAGGTCACCGACGATCCGCTGGCCCCCGCGCAGTACGCGGCCGGGGACGAGATCGCGTATCCCTCGTCGACGCCGTTCGTCTACAAGATCGTCCGCGTCGTCTGCACCGACAACAAGGACCCCGTCGCCGTGATCTCGGGGGACACCATCCGCGTCTCCGGGCTCACGGGTCAGCAGTTCAACATCCAGCTCGACGGCACGTTGTCGACCGATCCCGACCAGGTCGGCATCGCCGACTGGGTCTGGAACTGCGGGAACAACCGCGTGGCCGCGGAGCAGCCTCCCGACGGGTCCAAGGCGGTGTGCACGTACGTCGTGGGGCTGTCGACGCAGACGTACACCGCGACGCTCAACGTGAAGGACAAGGGGACCGGCGTGTTCAACGACTCCACGGGCGACTGGGAGTGCGCGAAGGTCTCCCCGTCCGACTCGGTCACGGTGGTCGTCGAACTCGTGCCGACGCAGTAGCCGGGAGCCGGAAGTGCGCACGCCTCCGTCCGATCGTGGGAGCATCCTGGCGGCGGTCATGGCGGCGATCGCCATCGCCGCGATCTTCTCCGCGATCGCCGTCCAGGAGTGGGCGGACGTCCTCCGTCGCGACAAGGAAGCCGAGATGATCTTCCGCGGCGAGGAGATCTCGCGGGGGATCCGCAAGTACCGGCGGGACCGGGGCTCTCTGCCGACCGAGTTCAAGCAGCTCATCGAGCCCGGGAGCAAGGGGCAGTACTTCCTCCGCCAGCTGTACAAAGACCCGCTCGTGAAGGACGGCAAGTGGGGAATGCTCTACTCGGGGCCGGGGGGCGGGGTCGTCGATCCGAACCTCGCGACCGCCCCAGACGCCGAGTCGATGCTCGGCGTGGGGTCCGACGATCCGAACGCGCTCCAGCGTCCGGGACTCACCCGGATCGCCGGGACCGACGAGCACGCCGGGGGCGCGACCCTCGCAGGGCTGCCGCTCGCGGGGGTCCGTTCGCTGGCGACGGGGACGCCGTTCCGACACTACCGGGAGAAGGACCAGTACTCGGAGTGGCAGTTCACCGTGTTCGACCTGGAGGCGCCGCCGGGGGCCGCGCCCGGACAACCCGGGCAACCGGGGCAGCCCGGGCAACCCGGTCCCGGAGGGCGCCAGCGGGGGACGCCGGGATTCCGCAGCGGCGGGGCGCAGCAGCCGTAGCGTTGTTATACTCCGCGCCTTCTCCCGGAAAGGCGCCATGCCCCGCAACGTCCACGCCTCCTCGATCCGCCGCCAGGTCCTCCCCAACGGGATCACGCTGCTCACCGAGTCGATGCCGCACGTGCGCTCCGTGTCGCTGGGAGTGTGGCTGCGTCGCGGAAGCCGCCACGAGCCCGCGCGCCTGAACGGCATCTCGCATTTCATCGAGCACCTGGTCTTCAAGGGGACCGAGCAGCGCACCGCTCGCGACATCGCCCTCGCGGTCGACTCGATCGGCGGGCAGATGGACGCCTTCACCTCGAAGGAATACACCTGCTTCTACGCCAAGGTCCTCGACGAGCACCTGGGGGACGCCGTCGACCTCCTCTCGGACATCGTCCGTCACCCGCGCTTCGACGCCGAAGAGCTCGAGCGCGAGCGGAAGGTGATCGTCGAGGAGATCCGGATGGTCGAGGACGCCGCCGAGGAGCTCGTCTACGACCTCTTCTCGGAGCACTTCTGGCCGTCGCACCCGCTCGGCCGCCCCATCCAGGGGACCG
This region includes:
- a CDS encoding prepilin-type N-terminal cleavage/methylation domain-containing protein; translated protein: MRNGKHPRHGERGFTLMEMMIVAALIGILATIAVGQYRRSIIKARESTLRSSLYTMRTQINNYFADKGKYPSDLEALVSEHYLRAIPVDPITQSSDTWVTEAAELGEEDASQEPGIADVRSGAEGTATDGTSYSEW